One Salmo trutta chromosome 24, fSalTru1.1, whole genome shotgun sequence genomic region harbors:
- the slc23a3 gene encoding solute carrier family 23 member 3, which translates to MIMDAGQRFDPELPDETRSTSRTDISSVNQHPPCFLNLLLAVQQVFVQCSLLILVLGVLQQHLLLQDGERERLLSSMLFYSGLSTLIQSCLGTCLPLVQTPSLEILIPAIVLTAQIVTEPACRGHCEESEEDILPRANPVRELQGMTVMVGMIQLVLGVTGLSGVVLRHCGPLVIAPLLCVLGFSIYREAALLCSDHWAIAALTVILLVFLSQHLRSYMLPACLNMPQLPVCRMLSVLLPLMSVWALCEVLESFGVLRLRSVSELLPALKTSNTSLPVPLTSDFTSFAVPWLSLPLAAEAGLPLLSVRGMAASVVAALSSSVSSVGMYLLTARLLGVPPPPAAACNRGLGAQGLGSVVAGLMGAPLGLSSSVPNTCTLGLSQSGSRWTVQLTAILGLALGVSPRLTQVITSVPLAIYGAVLSVTYTIAVATGVRYFQFTHIDSGRNIFNIGLAVFMSLVLPHWFRMQTVFIDTGMVSVDVLLHSLLTSPVLLVGILAFLLDNTVSGSSSERGLDSAEMEKTGWTSVDSEPGYHREVVLIYESPYLLRRLWHLPWFRTTPFSACRITDDGDIL; encoded by the exons ATGATAATGGATGCAGGTCAACGTTTTGACCCGGAGCTTCCTGACGAAACCAGAAGCACCAGCAGGACAGATATCTCAAGTGTGAACCAACATCCACCCTGCTTTCTAAACCTGCTGTTGGCGGTACAG caggTGTTTGTGCAGTGCTCTCTGCTGATTCTGGTCCTGGGTGTGTTGCAGCAACATCTACTGTtacaggatggagagagagagaggttactgtcCTCCATGTTGTTCTACTCTGGTCTCTCCACTCTGATACAGAGCTGTCTGGGGACATG CCTGCCTCTGGTCCAGACTCCATCTCTGGAAATCCTTATCCCCGCTATAGTCCTCACTGCTCAGATTG TTACTGAACCAGCCTGCAGAGGGCACTGTGAGGAGAGCGAGGAGGATATCCTACCCAGAGCCAACCCAGTCAGAGAG CTCCAGGGTATGACTGTGATGGTGGGCATGATCCAGCTGGTTCTGGGTGTGACAGGTCTGAGTGGTGTGGTTCTGAGACACTGCGGTCCGCTGGTCATAGCCCCCCTGTTGTGTGTACTGGGCTTCTCCATCTACAGagaggctgctctgctctgctcagaCCACTGGGCCATCGCCGCACT GACAGTCATTCTCCTAGTGTTCCTGTCCCAGCATCTACGCTCCTACATGCTCCCAGCATGCCTCAACATGCCTCAGCTACCTGTCTGCAGGATGCTCTCT GTGCTGCTGCCCCTAATGAGTGTGTGGGCTCTGTGTGAAGTATTAGAAAGTTTTGGGGTTTTACGTCTCCGTTCTGTCTCCGAGCTGCTTCCGGCACTGAAGACAAGTAACACTTCCCTTCCCGTGCCTTTAACGTCGGACTTCACTTCCTTCGCTGTGCCGTGGCTCAGCCTCCCTCTGGCAG CAGAGGCAGGTCTACCCCTGCTGTCAGTTCGAGGCATGGCGGCCAGTGTCGTTGCagccctctcttcctctgtcagtTCAGTGGGGATGTACCTGCTAACAGCCCGGCTCCTGGGAGTCCCCCCTCCCCCCGCTGCAGCCTGTAACAGGGGCCTTGGGGCCCAGGGTCTGGGCAGTGTGGTGGCTGGCTTGATGGGGGCACCACTGGGGCTCAGCAGCAGTGTCCCCAACACCTGTACTCTGGGACTCAGCCag tcTGGGTCCAGGTGGACAGTGCAACTGACAGCCATCTTGGGACTGGCCCTAGGAGTGTCGCCTCGACTGACACAGGTCATCACCTCTGTCCCTTTGGCCATCTACG GTGCTGTTCTCAGTGTAACATACACTATCGCCGTGGCTACAGGCGTGAGGTACTTCCAGTTCACACACATCGACTCTGGACGTAACATCTTCAACATCGGCTTGGCTGTCTTCATGTCTCTAGTACTGCCTCACTGGTTCCGCATGCAGACCGTCTTTATTGATACTG GTATGGTCAGTGTTGATGTCCTTCTCCATTCTCTTCTGACCTCACCTGTGCTCCTGGTGGGCATCCTGGCTTTCCTATTGGACAATACAGTATCGG GGTCTTCATCGGAGAGAGGACTTGACTCGGCAGAGATGGAGAAGACAGGGTGGACATCAGTCGACAGTGAGCCAGGGTATCACCGGGAAGTGGTGTTAATTTATGAGTCCCCTTACCTCCTGAGAAGACTGTGGCACCTACCTTGGTTCAGGACGACCCCCTTCTCTGCCTGTAGGATCACAGATGATGGAGACATACTGTAG